In Brevundimonas sp. SGAir0440, one DNA window encodes the following:
- a CDS encoding hemolysin III family protein: MLRTLKRLVTHVCTPDELDMIEHYPTRAEKLADLWVHVVGLMLAAVGGIILAGLAGVYAGIGGVMATAIYALCLVGMLTASTLYNWTNPCAARPVLRRLDEAAIFLMIAGSYTPFTTQRFEGLWAIGFTTLIWTLAFLGAGVKLFAPRISDKFWSGVYVVFGWLAVAALKPMVETVHPIALALLVIGGLIYTAGVFVFISPRVKFRRAIWHGFVVTGATVHWTAVLVGVVLAPAMSH; the protein is encoded by the coding sequence ATGCTGCGCACGCTGAAACGTCTTGTCACCCACGTCTGCACGCCGGACGAGCTGGACATGATCGAGCACTATCCGACGCGCGCGGAAAAGCTGGCGGATCTGTGGGTCCACGTCGTCGGCCTGATGCTGGCGGCGGTCGGCGGCATCATTCTGGCGGGTCTGGCCGGGGTCTATGCGGGGATCGGCGGCGTGATGGCGACCGCCATCTACGCTTTGTGCCTCGTCGGCATGCTGACGGCCTCGACCCTCTATAACTGGACCAACCCCTGCGCCGCGCGGCCGGTGCTGCGGCGACTGGACGAGGCGGCGATCTTCCTGATGATCGCCGGCAGCTACACCCCCTTCACGACCCAACGGTTCGAAGGTCTGTGGGCCATCGGCTTCACCACCCTGATCTGGACCCTGGCCTTCCTCGGCGCCGGGGTGAAGCTGTTCGCCCCGCGCATCTCGGACAAATTCTGGAGCGGCGTCTACGTCGTCTTCGGCTGGCTGGCGGTCGCGGCCCTGAAGCCGATGGTGGAGACGGTGCATCCGATCGCTCTGGCTCTGCTGGTCATCGGCGGCCTGATCTATACCGCCGGGGTCTTCGTCTTCATCAGCCCGCGCGTGAAGTTCCGCCGCGCCATCTGGCACGGCTTCGTCGTCACCGGCGCGACAGTCCACTGGACGGCGGTGCTGGTCGGCGTCGTGCTGGCCCCGGCGATGAGCCACTGA